From a region of the Paenibacillus sp. FSL R10-2734 genome:
- a CDS encoding accessory gene regulator B family protein: MNLLALRIVEVIKKNNPEQTHSIEIMHYALSIILNTLLIIVTSLCIGGLTGQLKETFFALFSFILLRMSSGGVHLKSARSCNIVSIFICSLIPHITYLIDNHLVWINLFSLLVMILFAPNPDANAQIPKEWNLGLKVISITLVALNFWIYSSVIGLAFLFQSFTVIIPLQRRSLR; encoded by the coding sequence ATGAATCTTTTAGCACTTAGAATTGTTGAGGTCATTAAGAAAAATAATCCAGAGCAAACGCATTCCATTGAAATAATGCATTATGCCCTTAGTATTATTCTGAATACTTTATTAATTATTGTAACCTCGTTATGCATTGGCGGGCTCACTGGACAGCTAAAGGAAACATTCTTCGCCTTATTCAGCTTCATACTCCTTAGAATGTCTTCTGGTGGTGTGCATTTAAAATCCGCAAGGTCCTGCAATATTGTATCTATATTTATATGTTCACTGATCCCTCATATAACTTATCTAATAGATAACCATTTAGTTTGGATTAATCTCTTTTCTTTGCTTGTAATGATCTTATTTGCTCCAAATCCTGATGCTAATGCGCAAATTCCTAAAGAATGGAATCTGGGCTTGAAAGTAATTTCCATAACTCTGGTGGCTTTGAATTTCTGGATCTATTCTTCTGTTATTGGCTTAGCATTTTTATTTCAATCCTTTACAGTTATTATTCCATTGCAAAGGAGGTCACTTAGATGA
- a CDS encoding DinB family protein, which produces MDQRPKSDEYLNELSKYISLVPTEGDISTIFREQTAEICTFIANLTEEQGDHRYAPEKWSIKEMVGHLADTGRIMSYRLLRVARGDTTPLAGFEEKDYVLTANFKAQTLEKLLAHYKLVRESTQALLDTLPQEAWTRRGIVNEGTISARAVACVMIGHDLHHLNILKERYLV; this is translated from the coding sequence ATGGATCAACGTCCAAAGAGTGATGAGTATTTGAATGAGCTGTCAAAGTATATCTCTTTAGTTCCGACAGAAGGGGACATTAGTACTATTTTTAGAGAGCAGACGGCTGAAATTTGTACTTTTATTGCGAACCTTACGGAAGAACAAGGGGACCATCGTTACGCTCCTGAAAAATGGAGTATTAAGGAAATGGTAGGCCATCTAGCGGATACTGGAAGGATTATGTCTTATCGTTTGCTGCGCGTCGCAAGAGGAGATACGACCCCGCTGGCGGGCTTTGAGGAAAAGGACTATGTACTTACCGCGAATTTCAAAGCGCAAACTTTAGAAAAGCTACTGGCTCATTACAAGCTTGTCCGAGAGTCAACGCAAGCCCTTTTGGATACGCTGCCGCAAGAAGCATGGACTCGTAGGGGGATTGTTAACGAAGGAACCATCTCCGCGAGAGCAGTGGCCTGCGTAATGATTGGGCATGATCTTCATCATTTGAATATTCTTAAAGAAAGATACCTTGTTTAA
- a CDS encoding thymidine kinase produces the protein MAQLFFKYGAMNSGKSIEILKVAHNYEEQGKSVLIFTPSIDNRDEVGFISSRIGLRKQAIPVDENTDIYNIVSSNKPKPHCVLIDECQFLSKDCILQLVRIVDELGIPVMAFGLKNDFQNQLFEGSKYMLIYADKIEEMKTICWFCERKATMALRVENGKPVYSGKQIQIGGNEAYYPVCRKCHKNPPL, from the coding sequence GTGGCACAATTGTTTTTCAAATACGGAGCAATGAACAGCGGTAAATCTATTGAGATACTCAAGGTTGCGCATAATTATGAAGAGCAAGGGAAATCGGTGCTCATTTTCACTCCATCCATAGACAATCGGGACGAAGTTGGTTTTATATCCTCCCGCATCGGGCTGCGAAAACAAGCAATACCCGTTGACGAGAATACAGATATTTATAACATCGTCAGCAGCAATAAGCCCAAACCACACTGTGTACTTATTGATGAATGTCAATTTCTAAGCAAGGACTGCATTCTCCAGCTCGTACGGATCGTTGATGAACTGGGCATTCCAGTTATGGCGTTTGGACTTAAAAATGATTTTCAGAACCAGCTATTTGAAGGCAGCAAATATATGCTGATTTACGCTGATAAAATTGAGGAAATGAAGACGATCTGCTGGTTCTGCGAGCGCAAAGCTACGATGGCTCTACGAGTAGAGAATGGTAAGCCTGTATACAGCGGCAAGCAAATCCAAATCGGCGGCAACGAAGCCTACTATCCGGTGTGCCGTAAATGTCACAAGAATCCTCCGCTATAA
- a CDS encoding ABC transporter ATP-binding protein, which yields MSLIFSFLKKYKVAAIAALVMMFIELTVELSQPLLISKIIDQGIKEQNSSVVWLWGGVLIGSAVVAFIAGVLSSFFAAHASQSFAFDLRDKLYAKVQSFTYEVFNRFATSSLITRLTGDVSQLQDTIFMSLRFMTRVPLVVVGSVIMALVVHVKLGLFLTVALPLLILFLYFIMRKASLLFRKVQNRLDGVNGVIQENLTGIRLIRVFVRMGHEIGRFTVFSGNLMRSTVSALRLTETTMPFVMLIVNAAIMSILWFGRIEIANGDATLGETVAVINYSLRTIGALSAISGLVVTFSRARASSQRITEVMEAGAGIREGGTLQGEPIQGKVKFEGVCFKYPNSDISVLEDITFEVSAGERVAIMGATGSGKSSLVGLIPRLYEETDGSIFIDGEKSTDIDISRLRRAIGYVPQELQLFSGSIRDNITWGNEHATLEQIEQAAAAAQIHTTVMDLPKGYDTMLGQRGVNLSGGQKQRLTIARALVRKPAILILDDSTSALDAVTEGRLLEALKDISCTTFLITQKISSTASADLILLLDEGRLIGKGSHKELMASSELYRTIYESQVEEAKQHVQSIT from the coding sequence ATGAGTTTGATTTTCTCTTTTCTCAAAAAATATAAGGTCGCGGCAATTGCTGCCCTAGTGATGATGTTTATTGAACTAACGGTGGAATTGTCACAGCCTTTACTCATTTCCAAAATTATTGATCAAGGCATTAAAGAACAAAATTCCTCTGTGGTTTGGCTCTGGGGCGGTGTATTGATCGGCAGTGCGGTAGTCGCGTTTATAGCCGGGGTACTAAGTTCTTTTTTTGCTGCCCATGCAAGTCAAAGCTTTGCGTTCGATCTAAGGGACAAATTATATGCAAAGGTACAATCCTTTACCTATGAGGTGTTTAATCGGTTTGCTACTTCATCGCTGATCACGCGTCTGACCGGCGATGTGTCGCAGCTGCAGGACACTATATTTATGAGCCTTCGCTTTATGACACGAGTACCGCTAGTTGTGGTGGGCAGTGTGATTATGGCATTGGTCGTTCATGTGAAGCTGGGATTATTTTTAACTGTAGCCCTACCTTTACTAATTCTCTTCCTCTATTTCATCATGAGAAAAGCATCTTTGTTATTTCGCAAGGTACAAAATCGGCTCGACGGTGTGAATGGTGTAATTCAGGAGAATCTTACGGGCATTCGCTTAATCCGAGTGTTCGTGCGTATGGGACATGAGATTGGGCGCTTCACGGTATTTAGCGGGAATTTGATGAGATCTACGGTATCTGCGCTACGTTTGACGGAGACGACGATGCCTTTTGTAATGCTTATTGTGAATGCAGCGATTATGTCGATCCTATGGTTTGGACGGATTGAGATTGCAAACGGGGATGCCACTTTAGGTGAAACCGTTGCAGTTATTAATTACTCTTTACGGACCATTGGAGCGTTGTCTGCTATATCTGGCCTTGTTGTAACCTTTTCCCGTGCACGTGCCTCATCTCAGCGTATTACAGAAGTGATGGAAGCTGGAGCTGGGATTCGTGAAGGAGGGACTTTACAAGGTGAGCCTATTCAAGGCAAAGTTAAATTTGAAGGCGTTTGCTTCAAGTACCCTAACAGTGATATCTCTGTCCTGGAGGACATTACTTTTGAAGTTTCTGCTGGTGAACGAGTAGCGATTATGGGAGCAACCGGATCAGGGAAGTCTTCTCTTGTCGGTCTAATCCCGCGTTTATATGAAGAGACAGATGGCAGTATTTTTATTGACGGTGAAAAGAGTACCGATATCGATATTTCCAGACTGCGACGAGCGATTGGTTATGTGCCTCAGGAATTGCAGCTCTTCAGCGGATCTATTCGCGATAATATCACATGGGGCAATGAACACGCCACACTGGAACAAATCGAGCAAGCGGCAGCTGCCGCACAAATTCACACAACAGTGATGGATTTGCCCAAAGGTTATGACACGATGCTGGGTCAGCGAGGGGTTAATCTGTCTGGTGGTCAAAAGCAACGATTAACGATTGCTCGGGCACTTGTAAGAAAGCCAGCAATTTTGATCCTTGATGACAGCACCAGTGCGCTTGATGCGGTTACGGAAGGGCGCTTGCTGGAGGCACTGAAAGACATATCCTGCACAACCTTCCTGATTACCCAAAAAATCAGTTCAACGGCATCTGCCGATCTGATCCTGCTGCTGGACGAAGGGCGCTTAATCGGCAAAGGCTCACATAAGGAGCTAATGGCAAGCTCTGAGCTGTATCGAACAATTTATGAATCACAGGTAGAGGAGGCGAAGCAGCATGTTCAAAGCATTACTTGA